Below is a genomic region from Neurospora crassa OR74A linkage group VII, whole genome shotgun sequence.
TTCCAGACCAAGCCTCCGTCACCTTCTGTCACTAACACcaggctacctctacatatccAGTGACAGTGAAGGCGGCGACGATGATCACCCTAACTACAACGGAAGCTCCAATTCCAGCCAAGACGACGAGAACCGTAATGATAATGATGGGAATAATGAGCGTGGTGCCTCGATGTCCAATTACGAATACATGAAGCCTTGGGGAGGAACACATGGCTTTATGCGTTCCTACGGCATCAAGCGGTCACCGGAGGGATATGAGGAGGCGAGGGACTTGGTTGATACGATGAAGGAGATGGCGGAGAAGCATGAAAACCTCGAATAATGGGAAATTGTACGACGTGATGGATCGAGATGGGTCGTGACACAGGGTGGTTCACTAGCATGTGATATGTGGAAGTCGAGGTGCGCAGGTTCGAATTCAACATGGACAGAAAGTCAGGTAGCTGTGCGTTGATACTATGCAAGCAAAGGTTCAGTTGAATGATGCAGTTAATCTGATCCATATGATCGGCATCTGTCTACCTTGAgctgcttccacttggcagtGCGTAGGGTAGAGCGGGGATCGCATGAGAAGGTGAGGTGCTTTTTGGGCTGTTCTTTGCGGTTTTATCATTGCGTAGCGTGACTGGCCGGACCGACAGAAAGTCATGTCCAATCGCGATGAGAACTTTCCAACTCTCTAGCTCTTTCTTCGGATTACCGCATGGTGCAAGATGCGATATGAATCCAATGGCCTATCAATGATGTGTTTGTCATACAACCAAGCTGAGCTGGGCTTCCACTGCAGTTCGTCACTTCAAGTTCCCCCAAACTCGTTTCTCCCTACGCTTTTACCTCCAAACTCCCCTTATCACCGCAAAGGCCTCAGTGCCGGACTGAACCGCGGCTCCTGCTAGCCATGGCAAAATAGTTTTCGGTTGCGCGAGCAAAGAAGCCAGCACCGTGTTAGGATTTTTCCTTGACCAGTATACCATCCCCAAAGTAAAGGTCGTTAGAGTCAACAGTCGGGTCAGAGTGTGACTTTGTCTGACGATCTTGTTCTTTCCCGTTTGGCCCTGTGGTTACCCAACACATGTCGTTGTTTGTCAGTCAAATCATCCGTGTCATCTTTCGACAGTCCATCAACTTCAAGACAGGACTTACACTAAGCCTCCAATCCTTCCACGACGGGAACAAACACGAGTACCAGTGGTGGGCTTGGGACCACGGGTAGGCCGAAGCGTTCCACGGTTTCTTGCCGTCCACGGTACGATTATACCAGCTGCTGCATCCGGTGGAGAAAACGGTGTCCTGTAGGGCGCGGTGCAACGTTTGGACGTACTTCTCTTCTGCTTCGCGCTTCACTTCGGCCACACTTCCCTTGCCTTTAAGAAGCGGCTCGATGACTCGCAGCGAGTAGTTGATGGCGTTTTCGACGGCGATGAGGAACGAGGTGTGGCCTGTTGCTACGTTTGGACCTGGAGGGGGTCATGTCAGTATGTAGGCACTGCTGACAAGACTTTCAAGAGTCCAGAAGGGACAATAACTTACCTCCCAGCAGGAAAAAGTTGGGAAATCCGCTGAGACTTTCACAGTTGTACGCCTCAGCGCCGCCAAACGACGTCCAATGTTCATGGATGGTCTCCTCCCCAAGACCGACAATATCGCAGTCGAGGAAGAACTCATTCGTCTTGAAGCCATTGGCCATGACGATGACATCGGCTTCAATGATCTCACCGCTCTTCATTTTCAGCCCATGCGGCAATATCTCCTCCACCGGCTCATCTGTCAACCTCAGATGCTCGTTGTGCAGGCTCTTCAGGTACCCAGAGTCgaatatcctcctcttacAGCCGACCTCAAAGTCCGGGATCAACAGGTCATGATACTTCTCGGGTGCCATCGCCCGCATGTAGGCTTCCAcctgcctctgcctcttcttccggaACGCCTTGGCAAATTTCCCGTCCCCAAATCCAATGAATTCCACCTCCATCTTGATGAACATTAGGAATCGTTGGAGCTGCATCGTGCCGGGGACGTTGGCCAACGTGAACATTAGCCAGAACGGCACCTTCTCGTCAATGGGCGGATACACCCAATGCTTGGACCGCACCACCTGCGTCAAGCTCGCCGTCTTGTCCACGATGGCCGGCACGATCTGCGACCCCGTGCACCCGTTGccgaacaccaccacccttttCCCCGTCAGATCGACATCATGCCGCCATCTCGCCGAGTGAAACATGGGTCCTTGGAATCTTTCCGCCCCTGGGATCTCCAACTCCCGCGGCTGATCAAAGAATCCAACAGCACTATATAAAAACTGGCACTCATGCACAATCACCTGGCCCGTCTGTTTCTGCCTGATCCACATCCTCCACCTTCCCTTGTCCTCGATCCAGACGCAGCGCTCCACCGCGGCGCCGAACGTCATCTTGTCGAGCAAGTCATATTTGCGCGCCACGCCGTTGATGTACTCCCACAGCTCGGCGTAGGTGGGCAGTACGCGCGTCCAGTTGGGATTGCACTCGAACGAGAGCGAGTAGAGCGCCGAGGGTATGTCGCATGCGCAGCCCGGATACTGGTTGATGTGCCAGGTGCCGCCGAGCTGGGACTGCTTCTCGAAGAAGCGGATGTCGGTGATGCCGTACCAGCGCTGCAGGGTGGCGCCGAGGGCGATGCCGGAAAAGCCGCTGCCGATACAGGCGAATTGGGAGTAGGAGAAGACGGGGTCTTTGGGTGAGATTGAGGAGTGGGATGCCATTCTTGTGGTGGTGTGTCCGGATGGTGACGTCACTCAACTAACGGAGGGAGGAAAGGATCTATGATGAAGTGGAATGAATTGTTtcaagaggagaaagaggatggGTGGTTGAGATTTGAGAACCCTACTCACTCATTCACACCTTTAGGGTTCTATGGGAACGACAGGACAGAACTTCCAACAGGGAAACAGAACAAGCGGGAGATGGACGACGTGGCTCGCTATCTCGCGGGAGACAAGACCAAGTTTATACGACGAGCCACGAGTCTGCCGTGCTTGGGAACACAGCAAGTGCATGCGCCTCTGGACCAAAAAGGGCATGATAAGTAATTCTCCGCACGCCAGGCAGCAGGCCATCGTAGGAACAAGGGGAAGAAATATGATAAATGATATATCATGCTGAGTGATGACCGTCGTCGTGTAACAACGCATACATATATCGGACGGGAGTCCGAAGGATCCAACAGGAAGCTTCAGAGCACCCCTCGCAATCCATGTCATTGCATTCCTTCATCGGCTTCCTCCGTTGCAGTGTCACCGGCCCGCTTTCGCATGCCTCGGTTCTTTGttcttggaggagggggaaacGCCGATCCTGCCATCAACTCCAACCACGATAGTGTCGGAATCCTCTTGTCCCGGCCGCTAGTGTACTAATTAGGCGATAACTGTGTTGGGTCAGACCTGGACGTCCAGTCCTTGTGGGGGATTTACTTGTCTAGACAGGCCTCCCCCGCTGTAGCATCGTGGAAACCTACAATAGCCGAGCACTGGGGGTTGGTTGGCCAGaactaccttacctaggtGAAGCGAGAAGAACATGTCCATGCTTGGCGAGCCTGATAAATGCACTTCCttgcttttttcttttcttttggtgGTAAATCCACGGTACCCACCTCACACTGTAAAACCGCAGCAAAACATGAAGTGGTACGGGCAATGGTAATCTCCATTCTCTTCGGCCAGAAAGATGGTACTTGCGTTCGAAGCTCACTCTCCCAATCATTCATGTGACGTAGCCGACTGACTCTAAGCTTCTACATAAGCCTTGAGCGCTAAACCTCCAGTCTCGATATCAACAACCGGCTGGCGTTCTTTGGATGGAAGTTTACGGAGATCTCACAGTCAACTGTCTAGAATAGCCATCCGCAGCACCCACTCGGGAGCTCCTCTCTGCAACTGCAACAAAAGAGTCCGTCAACAACAGTCTTCTGAGCCTCCATCGCTTGACCTGGTGAACATGCTTGAGCTCCAGCTGGAGAGACTGTAAATTTGCGGAAGCAGGTCAGATCAGCATCGCAACTTGCATTATGGGCCAAGATATCGGCAGGCGAACAAAGAGGTACGTCGTCGATGGTGAGACCTTTGCGTTTGCTGGAGGTTGGCATTGTGTTCCCCTATTTGTCAATGCTAAGCTGTGTGTTAGTGTTAGTGTCCCTATGTCATAGCCACCAACGATGTTAGTGACGGCAGCGAAAGAAGTGGTGACGAACGGCGGCTCATTCTGAAGCCAAAGCACCAAGGAGAAACATATCAGATACAAGGGGCTATCGTCTCTTGTTGAGCCTAGGCTGTGAGTGGTTGCCAACGTGCACAACTTGGAAGTTTATGTCAACATCTTATTGCTCGCCATAATGAGAAGGCTAACAGACTCTGAGGTAAAACAGTAGTGGTCATAACAAATGCCGTGGGCCATCGCTCTGGGCGTTCAGGGTTCCCCACAGGAATTGACCACTGAGGGCGGGTCCATCGGGCCGTCGGGATCAACCCGTTCGGTAGATCTATCTACGAACAGCGGGGCCTGCAGGCACTGCCGTGAATGCAGTTTAAGGTACCTAAAAATGGCCTGCTTCAGCTCCCTCTGCCGACCTATGTATGCACCGGTACCTTccacggcaccaccaccaaacaaccTCAGCTCTCCAAATCAACGAACGGCAGCTGCAAAGCCGGCAGCGGGGGGCAGCCACCTAACCCGCGCCGGGCTACCTGACCAATCTCCATGCCACCCGGGCTGGGGAGAGGCTTGGACACGGGACGGCTTGTTTGTCAAGAAAGGTCTTCTTCGAACTCTTGTGATTCTGTCCATTCAATTTGAAACCATTGCCTCGCCCGTGCAAACCGTTCCAAACTGCGTGGTAACTGCAGTCTTCAAGTCTTGATCATCATGGTGAGTATCTGCTTCTTTACGTTGCAGTTTGGTTGTATGAAGCCATAATTCCAAGGGATCGTCcgaaaagggaaataaaaaGTCAACAGAAGCCATGGATCGCTGACGAACCACCCACCTCAACATGACAAATAGGCTCGCGCGCTCCGCAAAAACCCTTTGAGGATGTGGGAAAGACTTTACCTTGTCGCTCATCTCCTCACCATCGGTACATTCAGTTCTTACAAACCCTTTAACCTTTGGTTCCCTTTTTCATATGCCCTGACGACTGGCGCAAGCAAAACACTGACATATACACTCCCTAGACACCGCCCATTTGCTTCTCAACGCCATCACTTGCGTCAGTCTCGCCATCCTGCGCGGGGTCCCCATCCGCCACTACTTCAGAGTCGCCTACAACCGCTTCGCCCTCGGCTGTCTCTCTCCTCGTGAGATCCAGCACATGAGTCCGTCGACCGCTACCATCTACCGTGAATGGATTGCCTCCACCCGCGCTGCTTCCCAGGCTCGCATCGACTCCGACCACGCCACCCCCGATGACCAATACATCCTTgaccacctccaccgccaCGAAGAGATCCTTTCTGACGGCGAGTCTTCTATCCTCTGGATCGGCGACCGCCGCCGCGCCCACAAgttcgtcctcttcttccacggcggcggcttcaTTGCGCCCATGCAGGACGGTCACCTCGAGTGGTGTCTGCGGTCTTACATTCAAGCCGGCCGGCTTCATGATCAAAATGTTGCCGTCGCCGTGCTGCAGTACACCCTCGCCCCCGAGGCCCGCTATCCCGTCCAGCTCTCCCAGGCGGCTGACGCGCTGGCGTACCTGCTCAAGCTGGGCGTGCGGCCGCGCGATCTGGTCATCGGCGGCGACTCGGCCGGCGCTAATCTAGCGGCCCAGATCATGAGCCACTTGCTGCATCCACATGCGGACGCCAGGAAGATTGCGCTCCCGCTGGAGGAGCGCATAGCTGGCGTGTTCGCTGTCAGTCCCTGGGTTAGCGCCAGGACGGACGATCAGAGCATGGCGGATAATGCGCTCATTGATATGCTGTCGCCCGTGATTATGGAGAAGGCGGTTCAGGAGCTCTTTGGTAACCATAACAAGTATAacgccgagaagaagaggggtcAGGGATGGGCTATGCCGGCGGATGTGGATACGGGCGCGTGGTACAAGGGGCTGGGAAAGTTTGTTGAGAGGGTTTATGTCACCTTGGGTACCCAGGAGGTGTTCAAGGACCAGAGTATTGTGTTCGCTGAGGGGATCAGGAGGACGAATCCGGATATAGACGTGGTTTTGGAGGAGGCGTATGATGAAGCGCACGATTTCATTCTATTGGAAGGCAAACGAAAGGAGGATGGGAACGCCACTAGACGGATGAGGAAGTGGATTGAAGGGGTGTTTTGGTGAGGCAAGCGTCTtttgggaagaagagggtatATAGACTTGGAGGTGCAAAACAACGAAAGAACAGAAAGGTGATGGACTGGGACCACAACGACAAGCAAATGGAGAAACAATGGGCCAGGATACAACGCAACAGACAGTGCTCTGAGTAGTACATCTTGGATAGGCAGGAACTGATGCAATACAAGAGGGAAAATCATAAGGATACCTATTGGAGTGTATCTGCGAAAACCACAAAGGAAACGCGGTACGACCCTGCTCTAACCGGTGAGTCTGGGGAAACCCCGGTCTTTGAACTGCTCCTCAATCTAGGTTAGCTGGTTTAGGGTTCACCAGCTTTCGGGACAGAGCCAACAGCTCTTCCATGCTGTCACTGGTTGGTGGAAAATGCTGACTGCATGGTCTGATACTTGACACTGGATTGGTCCACCACGCCAAGACCAACTATGTACCTCGAGAGGAAGATACTGCATTGGGATCAACTTCCCCAGCCACTGATATCCTACTCGTAAGTGAATGTGCATACAGCAAAAAGGGAGGGTTGGCAACCCTTCAGTTCAACTCTTCAGTTGTTTGCCAGAATATCTCATTCAGCAGCGCGAGTGGCGTCAGTCCCATATTCACAAATATGGTGACTTTGGACTAGATTGCGTTGGGGGTGTGCAAGGAGCTGATGGATGAGGGCGTAGCTGTTCGGGAGAGTGGCAATGTGATGGCAAGATTCGTTGTGAAAGAAGTGTGCTGGGACTTGCCAAGTCGGCAAGGTGCGATCATAGGCACTTGGTTTAACTCTCCGTAATGTAAGAAGCGCCAGTGGTTTAGTGGTAaaatccatcgttgccatcgatgggccccgcgttcgattcgcggctggcgcacttctcttccttattttcccctcttttttATTGCGCACTTTAAATCGAGTCCCTACCATTTCAATTTACATATATATTGCAGGGAAGGTGAGGTCCTGCTGAATATCATAAGAAGCTGCCCAATGTATGTTCATCTTGTCAACTGCTCGCTTTATATTATCCGAAACACCATTTTATCTCATTTACATCACTCTAACCGTTCAGATCTCTTCCCTCAGACTCTTGAGACATTCCGGAGATCTGCGGCCCAGTCTTTTGCAACATCGATTGACGCCGGGTTTCTCCAGTCATGATGTCCTCAAACAGACACAAACTTGCCATCTTATTGTTCATTTCAGCAAACGCATAATCACCGGGCCATGCGAGGTACCTCTATACGCCCAAGGCACCTGAACTGCCGGGTGCTGCCCGGCGCCGAGGTGTATCTCGCCCACAACCACGAGCATGCCACAAAGGCTCCTCTGAATTCACCGATATTTCGTTTATTTCTCACCCATCAACACTGACATCACCATTTTAGAGTTCGGCGCCGAGCTGGTAACTTTTTAGGACTACAAGGATGTCATCTGGCTCAAACATGCTGCGATAGAAGGCAATGCAATTGCATATCTTCCAACGATCGAAGTCTGTCCTCCAACGGCTGTGGAAAGTAAACATGTCTGAAAACTAACTTTCAACCCTTCTGGAAAGGGGATATCGGGTGTACACGTCCCTATCGAAGCCATCAGTTGTAGTGGAAACATGATGGCAATAAGATCCAGCGGTATGACGGCAGTTGACAGCACTCAAATCCCCTCGTCACCGTCGATTCGCAACCTTAGGACGCTGATGGGCCAACGCTCCAGCATGGTCGGAACTTTGAAATGCCCGCGTGCCGAGTTTGTCCTGGCCGGTCTTTGAGAATGGCCTAGGTAAAGACCTCTCACACAAGCCATACGTCCAGAATCCGACATACAACAATATCAAAAACGTACGTTGCAACACAATTAGGGTACCGTCCCAAACGGAAAACGAACAGCTTGACtaaaaagaaagaacgaACATAAACGGAGCCGTGGACCAAGAAAGCGAATGAAGTCTTCTTCTGGGCATACATATGATTTCCTGGTCAGCTGGTTGATGCATTGGCGATTGCATCAGGAGACTACATTTACAGAACAGTTAATGACGAGAAGCAAACACAACGAGTCAATGATGATCCATCGGGGACTACCAGCCGGCTGATGTGCCACTGAATCATCATTCTCATCATATCTCTCCATGACAACTTGTGTGGGGTCACATTCTGTTGTTATGGATTTCTCTCCGAGTATTGGACTTTCCTTTCTCACTCGAACGTGTTTCTCTCCAAACGACTCTTGCCGACAACCAAGAACAAGGCCAGCCAACACGCCGACCTTCAATACCTATCCTCGAGAAACCATACCGCGCATATCTTTGCAGAAGAGGAACTCTCGA
It encodes:
- a CDS encoding monooxygenase — encoded protein: MASHSSISPKDPVFSYSQFACIGSGFSGIALGATLQRWYGITDIRFFEKQSQLGGTWHINQYPGCACDIPSALYSLSFECNPNWTRVLPTYAELWEYINGVARKYDLLDKMTFGAAVERCVWIEDKGRWRMWIRQKQTGQVIVHECQFLYSAVGFFDQPRELEIPGAERFQGPMFHSARWRHDVDLTGKRVVVFGNGCTGSQIVPAIVDKTASLTQVVRSKHWVYPPIDEKVPFWLMFTLANVPGTMQLQRFLMFIKMEVEFIGFGDGKFAKAFRKKRQRQVEAYMRAMAPEKYHDLLIPDFEVGCKRRIFDSGYLKSLHNEHLRLTDEPVEEILPHGLKMKSGEIIEADVIVMANGFKTNEFFLDCDIVGLGEETIHEHWTSFGGAEAYNCESLSGFPNFFLLGGPNVATGHTSFLIAVENAINYSLRVIEPLLKGKGSVAEVKREAEEKYVQTLHRALQDTVFSTGCSSWYNRTVDGKKPWNASAYPWSQAHHWYSCLFPSWKDWRLSGQTGKNKIVRQSHTLTRLLTLTTFTLGMVYWSRKNPNTVLASLLAQPKTILPWLAGAAVQSGTEAFAVIRGVWR